The Triticum aestivum cultivar Chinese Spring chromosome 3A, IWGSC CS RefSeq v2.1, whole genome shotgun sequence genome includes a region encoding these proteins:
- the LOC123058428 gene encoding protein RADIALIS-like 3, translating into MSGSSSRGGDDAAWSAKENKLFEEALAYHGEGTPDRWLKVSRAMGGTKTADEVRRHYEILVDDINLIESGRVPFPKYKDN; encoded by the coding sequence ATGTCAGGGAGCTCATCCCGCggcggcgacgacgcggcgtggaGCGCCAAGGAGAACAAGCTGTTCGAGGAGGCACTCGCCTACCACGGCGAGGGCACGCCCGACCGCTGGCTCAAGGTGTCTCGCGCCATGGGCGGGACCAAGACGGCCGACGAGGTGCGCCGCCACTACGAGATCCTCGTGGACGACATCAACCTCATCGAGTCTGGCAGGGTCCCGTTCCCCAAGTACAAGGACAACTGA